The proteins below are encoded in one region of Apium graveolens cultivar Ventura chromosome 4, ASM990537v1, whole genome shotgun sequence:
- the LOC141716651 gene encoding F-box/kelch-repeat protein At3g23880-like, whose product MNFPEDALTEILSRLHVKALSRFKCVSKSWNNLIKEPHFISKHLINWTNSSTNKDNVHLLISRRDDETNKRVISLSTDNALDTFVDQNSPPFINETFGHIRLLGPCNGLVCLYGYPDSIALWNPAIREFKKLPKSTIPRPLGKFVLGGDIGFGYDSRTNDYKVIQILFCCSKNEGNVNQVEIYNASTDAWRKYNDELPANIMYRNIWSTCYKNERFCWWAKDGETELVLSFDMKSEEFKKKALPVNIRDLEGEDRVTRAILPFGESVAVLVYAIKQVEKVFDVWVIKSLDDNESWTRLPSIGPVSRVERPLGFWKNGEVILENSCRELVLYDDSLDKIRYLGVHGKRDRLEVLVYKESLVSICSTSKFS is encoded by the coding sequence ATGAATTTTCCAGAAGATGCACTTACTGAGATTTTGTCAAGGCTGCATGTAAAAGCTCTTTCAAGATTCAAATGTGTCTCAAAATCATGGAACAATCTTATTAAAGAGCCTCATTTTATCTCCAAACACTTGATTAATTGGACAAACTCATCAACAAACAAAGACAATgttcatctcctcatcagcagGCGCGATGATGAAACAAATAAACGAGTAATttcattgtcaacagataatgCACTTGACACATTTGTTGATCAAAACTCACCACCATTTATAAATGAAACGTTCGGTCACATTCGCCTCTTAGGACCCTGCAATGGACTTGTCTGCTTATATGGTTATCCAGATAGTATTGCATTATGGAACCCTGCCATTAGGGAATTCAAAAAGCTCCCAAAATCAACTATACCACGTCCACTGGGAAAATTTGTACTTGGAGGTGATATTGGCTTTGGATATGATTCAAGAACAAATGATTATAAGGTGATACAAATATTGTTTTGTTGCTCCAAGAATGAAGGAAATGTTAATCAAGTGGAAATCTATAATGCCAGCACAGATGCATGGCGAAAATATAATGATGAACTACCTGCTAATATAATGTATCGAAACATTTGGAGTACATGTTATAAGAATGAAAGATTTTGCTGGTGGGCAAAAGATGGTGAAACGGAGTTGGTTCTTTCATTTGACATGAAAAGTGAAGAGTTCAAAAAGAAGGCATTGCCTGTAAACATTAGAGACCTCGAAGGGGAAGATAGAGTAACAAGGGCTATTCTTCCATTTGGTGAATCAGTTGCTGTTTTAGTGTATGCAATTAAACAAGTTGAGAAAGTGTTTGATGTTTGGGTGATAAAGAGTTTAGATGACAACGAAAGTTGGACAAGATTACCTAGCATTGGACCAGTTTCCAGGGTGGAGAGACCATTGGGATTTTGGAAAAATGGAGAAGTTATTTTGGAAAATAGTTGCAGGGAACTGGTTTTGTATGATGATAGTCTTGACAAGATTAGATATCTTGGAGTTCATGGCAAGAGGGACAGACTAGAAGTTCTTGTTTACAAGGAGAGCCTAGTTTCAATCTGTTCAACCTCAAAATTTTCATGA
- the LOC141716650 gene encoding tRNA(His) guanylyltransferase 1-like has translation MPKILIYVCVCFSYRVSAILSLFSAVYVRKWGHFFPNKKLKCTPLFDGRAVCYPSSNIRQDYLAWRQVNCHINNQYNNCFWELVKLGRTKQKARKYLMVTQTIEKYDLLAQQFNIDYSRLPIMFCRGYSVFQEQIDNGLHMWNHHEVTNEGTKGETQNRAVIKHCNIIDRSFWEANTSILAICLFRDPCGT, from the exons ATGCCTAAGATACtaatatatgtgtgtgtatgtttCAGCTACAGAGTGTCAGCAATTTTGTCATTATTTTCTGCTGTTTACGTCAGGAAATGGGGACACTTTTTTCCTAATAAGAAGTTAAAGTGCACACCCTTATTTGATGGCCGTGCTGTGTGCTACCCCTCCTCTAATATTCGTCAAGATTATTTGGCATGGAGACAAGTTAATT GCCACATCAACAACCAGTATAATAACTGTTTTTGGGAGTTGGTCAAATTAGGAAGGACTAAACAGAAAGCTCGGAAATATTTGATG GTTACTCAAACAATTGAGAAATATGACCTGCTTGCCCAGCAATTTAATATAGACTACAGTAGATTACCGATCATGTTTTGCAGGGGATATTCTGTCTTCCAAGAACAG ATTGATAATGGATTGCATATGTGGAATCACCACGAAGTAACCAATGAAGGAACTAAAGGAGAAACTCAAAATAGAGCTGTAATAAAGCACTGTAATATAATAGACCGCAGCTTTTGGGAAGCCAACACAAGCATACTCGCGATATGCCTCTTTAGAGATCCCTGCGGAACATGA
- the LOC141717739 gene encoding copper transporter 6-like, producing MDNMNGGDMAGMSPPPTKTTNMMHPHDHQMMHMTFFWGKNALILFPGWPGSHSGHYVLALFLVFVLAVVVEWLSNCNLIREGSDRVVATGLVRTLMHVVRVGLAYLVMLALMSFNVGVFLVAVFGHAVGFLFFGTRVFKKHPPTPVLGKTTDLPPMTC from the coding sequence ATGGATAACATGAACGGCGGTGACATGGCCGGAATGTCTCCACCTCCGACCAAGACAACAAACATGATGCACCCACATGACCATCAAATGATGCACATGACTTTCTTCTGGGGCAAAAACGCTTTGATTCTCTTCCCAGGCTGGCCCGGATCCCACTCGGGTCACTATGTGTTAGCTCTCTTCCTTGTGTTTGTGCTTGCTGTTGTTGTGGAGTGGCTGTCAAACTGTAACTTGATAAGGGAAGGTTCGGATCGTGTGGTGGCTACAGGACTGGTTAGGACTCTCATGCATGTGGTTCGTGTAGGGTTGGCTTATTTGGTTATGTTGGCTCTTATGTCTTTTAACGTTGGTGTTTTTCTTGTTGCCGTGTTTGGACATGCTGTTGGTTTCTTGTTTTTTGGGACTAGGGTTTTTAAGAAACACCCTCCCACGCCGGTGCTCGGAAAAACCACCGACTTGCCGCCGATGACTTGTTGA